In the genome of Ignavibacteria bacterium, one region contains:
- a CDS encoding ABC transporter ATP-binding protein, producing the protein MKIYRRIFRYVKPYFKKLMLSNVFTVLTVIFNLLSLMMIFPFIDLLFKETPTVAPSQVTSVFDIKDMIVNYFGQIVTQYDKLDVLKYLCLLILITFALKNLFSYLQSYYMAFVEQGILKDLRFDLYKHYLELPLSFFTEERKGNLISRIINDIQIIKDSVIAVMNSLFRDPPTIIVFSIVLFLFNWKLTLIIFLLSPVTAFILSKIGNSLKRSSRKSQEKISDITSTLDETLGAIRIVKAFGMENYEKKKFNEENNSYFDLMVKIFRKRALASPISETIGVLTIVIILYFFGQEILLGQSDMTPGGFIFYLAVFFQMMPSLKLFGQVFNSYKEGSAAAERVFDLLDTETKIKDAPDAVELKEFKNNIEFKDASFKYERSDYILKNINLEVKKGQIIAIVGPSGAGKTSLVDLIPRFYDLTEGNLFFDGTNIKKIKIESLRSLMGIVNQETILFNDTVQNNIAYGENEIPIEKIVEAAKAANAHKFIEKLSNGYDTLIGDRGVKLSGGERQRLSIARALLKNPPILILDEATSALDTESEILVQQAIETLMQGRTSIVIAHRLSTIQNADKIIVLERGKIVETGTHQELLLTSGLYKKLYNMQFRFQETNL; encoded by the coding sequence ATGAAAATTTACAGAAGAATATTCAGATACGTAAAGCCGTATTTTAAGAAGCTGATGCTGTCAAATGTTTTTACGGTGCTGACTGTCATCTTCAACCTTCTCTCATTAATGATGATTTTTCCGTTTATTGATTTATTGTTTAAAGAAACTCCGACCGTTGCGCCCTCACAGGTAACATCTGTCTTTGACATTAAGGACATGATTGTAAATTATTTCGGACAGATTGTAACGCAATATGATAAGCTTGATGTTCTGAAATATTTATGTTTGCTGATTCTCATCACATTCGCGTTAAAAAATCTTTTCAGTTACCTGCAGTCATATTATATGGCGTTTGTCGAACAAGGAATTCTAAAAGATTTGAGATTCGACTTATATAAACATTACCTTGAATTACCTCTGAGCTTTTTCACAGAAGAGCGCAAAGGAAATTTAATATCGCGTATAATAAATGACATTCAGATTATAAAAGACTCGGTGATAGCAGTTATGAACAGCTTGTTCCGCGACCCTCCGACGATAATCGTGTTTTCGATTGTATTATTTTTATTCAACTGGAAACTGACACTTATAATTTTTCTTCTTTCACCGGTAACAGCTTTTATTTTAAGTAAAATCGGCAACTCGCTGAAGCGAAGCAGCAGAAAGTCACAGGAAAAGATTTCCGATATTACATCTACACTCGATGAAACGCTTGGCGCTATCAGGATAGTGAAGGCATTCGGAATGGAAAATTATGAGAAGAAAAAATTCAATGAGGAAAATAATTCTTATTTTGATTTGATGGTAAAGATTTTCAGGAAAAGAGCATTAGCTTCACCTATATCGGAAACAATTGGAGTTCTTACCATAGTTATTATTCTTTATTTCTTTGGACAGGAAATTCTTTTAGGGCAAAGTGACATGACGCCGGGAGGATTTATTTTTTATCTTGCAGTGTTTTTTCAGATGATGCCTTCGCTGAAACTTTTCGGACAAGTTTTTAACAGCTACAAAGAAGGTTCTGCGGCTGCAGAGAGAGTTTTTGACCTTCTTGATACGGAAACAAAAATAAAAGATGCACCTGATGCAGTTGAGCTGAAAGAGTTCAAGAATAATATCGAGTTCAAAGATGCTTCATTTAAATATGAGAGAAGTGATTACATACTTAAAAATATAAATCTTGAAGTTAAGAAAGGACAAATCATTGCCATTGTTGGTCCAAGCGGTGCGGGAAAGACTTCGCTTGTAGATTTGATTCCGAGATTTTATGATTTAACTGAAGGAAATTTATTTTTTGACGGAACAAACATTAAAAAGATTAAGATTGAATCGCTCAGAAGTTTGATGGGCATTGTAAATCAGGAAACGATTTTGTTTAATGATACTGTTCAAAATAATATTGCTTATGGTGAAAATGAAATTCCAATTGAAAAAATTGTTGAAGCTGCAAAGGCTGCCAACGCGCATAAGTTCATCGAAAAACTGTCGAACGGTTATGATACATTAATCGGTGACCGCGGAGTAAAACTTTCCGGCGGTGAAAGACAGCGATTATCTATTGCAAGAGCACTCTTGAAAAATCCTCCGATACTTATTCTGGATGAAGCAACGTCTGCGCTCGATACGGAATCTGAAATACTTGTCCAGCAGGCAATTGAAACCCTTATGCAGGGCAGAACTTCAATTGTTATTGCTCACCGTCTTTCGACAATACAAAATGCAGACAAGATAATTGTTCTTGAAAGAGGAAAAATTGTAGAAACCGGAACGCATCAGGAACTGCTTCTCACAAGCGGGCTTTACAAAAAACTTTATAACATGCAGTTCAGATTTCAGGAAACAAATTTATGA
- a CDS encoding Clp protease N-terminal domain-containing protein → MAFNFNKLTLKSQEALQEAQQIAADNSNQQIEPEHLFAALIKDPAGITSSILMKLGVNKDLMASRNEEFIRAFPKVSGASAGSATISRDTSDVLDAASKEASAMKDEYVSIEHLLLGIAENKRSKIGELLRTEGANKNNILKVLKDVRGSGRVTGQNPEETFQALQKYGRNLNELAAKGKLDPVIGRDEEIRRVLQVLSRRTKNNPVLIGEPGVGKTAIAEGIAHRIIQGDIPENLRDRQIIALDMAALIAGAQYRGQFEERLKAVLKEVKESEGKIILFIDELHTVVGAGASEGSMDASNMLKPELARGDLRCIGATTLDEYRKYIEKDPALERRFQPVFVAQPDVEDTITILRGLKEKYEVHHGVRITDGAIVAAAQLSDRYIADRFLPDKAIDLVDEAASKLRIEIDSMPEELDTIERKIKQLEIEREALKREL, encoded by the coding sequence ATGGCATTTAATTTCAATAAACTCACGCTAAAATCTCAGGAAGCCCTTCAGGAAGCTCAGCAGATTGCTGCTGACAATTCAAATCAGCAAATCGAACCCGAACATTTATTTGCAGCATTAATTAAAGACCCTGCAGGAATAACTTCCTCAATCTTGATGAAGCTTGGAGTAAATAAAGATTTAATGGCTTCACGTAATGAGGAATTTATCCGTGCATTCCCTAAAGTTTCAGGTGCAAGCGCAGGCAGCGCAACAATTTCAAGAGATACCTCTGATGTTCTCGATGCAGCTTCTAAGGAAGCATCTGCAATGAAAGATGAATATGTTTCCATTGAACATTTATTATTAGGCATTGCTGAAAATAAAAGAAGTAAAATAGGGGAACTGCTTCGAACCGAAGGTGCAAATAAAAATAATATACTAAAAGTTTTAAAAGATGTTCGCGGTTCCGGAAGAGTAACGGGACAAAATCCTGAAGAAACTTTTCAGGCGCTTCAAAAATACGGACGCAACTTAAACGAGCTTGCTGCAAAAGGAAAGCTTGACCCTGTAATCGGACGCGATGAAGAAATCCGCAGAGTGCTTCAGGTGCTTTCACGCAGGACTAAAAACAATCCTGTTCTCATCGGCGAGCCGGGTGTCGGCAAGACTGCAATCGCAGAGGGCATTGCTCACAGGATAATTCAGGGGGACATTCCTGAAAATTTGCGTGACAGACAAATTATTGCTTTGGATATGGCTGCGCTCATAGCAGGCGCTCAATATCGAGGGCAGTTTGAAGAGCGACTTAAAGCTGTTCTCAAGGAAGTGAAAGAATCCGAAGGAAAAATAATTTTGTTCATTGATGAGCTTCATACTGTAGTCGGCGCAGGCGCATCGGAAGGCTCAATGGATGCATCTAACATGCTTAAGCCTGAACTTGCAAGAGGGGACTTGCGCTGTATCGGGGCAACGACTCTTGATGAATATAGAAAATACATAGAGAAAGACCCTGCGCTTGAAAGAAGATTCCAGCCGGTATTTGTAGCACAACCCGATGTTGAGGACACAATAACGATTCTTCGCGGTTTAAAAGAAAAATATGAAGTTCATCACGGTGTTAGAATAACTGACGGCGCAATTGTTGCCGCCGCGCAACTATCCGACAGATACATTGCCGATAGATTTTTGCCGGATAAAGCAATCGATTTAGTCGATGAAGCTGCTTCAAAGCTTCGAATTGAAATAGATTCAATGCCTGAAGAACTCGATACCATTGAACGAAAAATTAAACAGCTTGAAATCGAACGAGAGGCACTAAAGAGGGAATTGTAG
- a CDS encoding glycosyltransferase family 2 protein, translated as MQKISGIIICKNEEKNIEECLKSIQWFDEIVVVDSGSTDKTVEIAKKYTDKFFFNEWKGFSNQRKFALTKVSNDWVFVLDADERCTGDLATEIKTILSPANLQTKGFYIPRKSFFLNKWVKHCGWYPDYKLRLFDKNFVKITDRLVHEGYEVKGDTGKLKNDILHYTVNSISEFTEKINHYSSLSAIEKSNKKKITFLYLFFIPSFEFIKKFVFQAGFLEGITGLMVSYFHMITKLLTYMKMREIQNKPEAK; from the coding sequence ATGCAAAAAATTTCCGGTATTATAATCTGTAAAAACGAAGAAAAGAACATTGAAGAGTGTTTGAAAAGCATTCAATGGTTCGATGAAATCGTGGTTGTTGATTCAGGAAGCACCGATAAAACAGTTGAGATAGCAAAAAAATATACGGATAAGTTTTTTTTTAATGAGTGGAAAGGATTTTCCAATCAAAGAAAATTTGCATTAACGAAAGTCTCAAATGACTGGGTGTTTGTTCTTGATGCCGATGAAAGATGCACGGGTGATTTAGCAACTGAAATAAAAACAATTTTGTCACCGGCTAATTTACAGACAAAAGGGTTTTATATTCCGCGCAAAAGTTTTTTTCTTAATAAATGGGTAAAGCACTGCGGATGGTATCCTGATTATAAATTAAGATTATTTGATAAAAATTTTGTGAAAATCACTGACCGACTTGTTCACGAGGGTTATGAAGTAAAAGGTGATACCGGAAAATTAAAAAATGATATTTTGCATTATACTGTAAATTCAATTTCAGAATTTACGGAGAAGATAAATCATTATTCCTCCCTGTCAGCAATTGAAAAATCAAATAAGAAAAAAATTACTTTTTTATATTTATTTTTCATTCCGTCTTTTGAATTCATTAAAAAGTTTGTCTTCCAGGCAGGATTTCTTGAAGGAATAACAGGCTTGATGGTTTCATATTTTCACATGATAACAAAACTTTTGACATATATGAAGATGCGTGAAATACAAAATAAACCTGAAGCTAAATGA
- a CDS encoding glycosyltransferase family 2 protein codes for MKLSVIILTYNSGEYLERCLNSVKWADEIIVIDSFSKDNTLELLNKFDVKLEQKEYLGYSRQLEYGIRKASNEWILVLDHDEELSPELISEIQNLDANSLSNYCGFEINRQVYFLGKWISHGGWYPDYQFRLFNKRKIKFNHLEVHGSVRPNGTAGKLQNKIYHYTYSNLFAYLERINSYTSLHVSERIDKNKKFKWYKLILNPLSTFLRMFIGQKGYKDKMQGFILALYSAIYNLVLYSKLWEYQYSAANKLELPPITVSDFQKQKSRV; via the coding sequence ATGAAACTATCAGTTATAATACTCACATACAACAGCGGTGAATATCTCGAGCGGTGTTTAAACAGCGTAAAGTGGGCAGATGAAATTATTGTAATAGATTCATTCAGTAAAGATAATACTCTTGAGCTTCTCAACAAGTTTGATGTTAAGCTTGAGCAAAAAGAATATTTAGGTTACAGCAGACAGCTTGAATATGGAATCAGGAAAGCTTCTAACGAGTGGATTTTAGTTTTGGATCACGATGAAGAGCTCAGTCCTGAATTAATCTCAGAAATACAAAATTTGGATGCAAACTCTCTAAGTAATTACTGCGGTTTTGAAATTAACAGGCAGGTATATTTTCTCGGGAAATGGATATCTCATGGCGGGTGGTATCCCGATTATCAATTCAGGTTATTCAATAAAAGAAAAATTAAGTTCAATCATCTTGAAGTGCATGGTTCGGTTCGTCCAAATGGTACGGCAGGAAAGCTTCAAAACAAGATTTATCATTACACATATTCAAATTTATTTGCATATCTTGAAAGAATAAATAGCTATACATCATTGCACGTTTCCGAAAGGATAGATAAAAACAAAAAATTTAAATGGTATAAGTTAATTTTAAATCCTCTATCAACTTTTTTGAGAATGTTTATCGGGCAAAAAGGTTATAAGGATAAAATGCAGGGATTTATTCTTGCATTATATTCTGCCATTTATAATTTAGTTTTGTATTCAAAACTTTGGGAATATCAGTATTCAGCTGCAAATAAACTGGAGCTTCCACCGATTACCGTTTCCGATTTTCAAAAGCAAAAAAGCCGGGTCTGA
- a CDS encoding O-antigen ligase family protein, with protein MNKLSSYLQLDSYDSTSRRILWILFLLLITFNIFSTAAGQFLVSLTIIFSFALIIFKKNFSFLKNTLVYLYSLFAVLSLISVFLSVDFTASSKNIPFIIIFNFSFIACLYAINNLNSEKLNLIFSFLFTTALIASIYGSLSFFLEWSERAQSTTSGYYTLGIYLTSVLSLGLFSAKNEKIFPKKIYWYIFIIIIFAGIFFTLNRVHWVAAGILILICGIMKERFLLLLLIIVSVLALIFVPEVNERFSMLLNITEFTSDRNFLWQGFIQLMGQRPVTGFGPNTFSIIFPLKNEIVDKSINSWHNDFVQIYMERGIFALLIYVSIYVFVCINFLKYIRDKKILQNYKYVLTGIFLALSVFFFAGGSFDPIGNITYSVILSIFILYTKPNSFT; from the coding sequence TTGAATAAATTAAGCTCTTACTTACAACTCGATTCGTACGATTCTACAAGCAGAAGAATTCTATGGATTTTATTTCTTTTGCTTATAACTTTTAATATTTTTTCTACCGCGGCAGGGCAGTTTTTAGTTTCACTCACTATAATTTTTTCGTTTGCATTAATAATTTTTAAGAAGAATTTTTCTTTTTTAAAAAATACTCTTGTTTATCTGTATTCACTATTTGCGGTACTTAGCCTTATATCGGTTTTTTTATCAGTTGATTTTACCGCAAGCAGCAAAAATATTCCTTTCATAATTATTTTTAATTTTTCATTCATTGCCTGCCTGTATGCGATTAATAACCTTAATTCAGAAAAATTAAATTTAATTTTTTCTTTTCTTTTTACTACAGCTTTAATTGCATCGATATACGGTTCTTTGAGTTTTTTTCTTGAATGGTCTGAAAGAGCGCAATCAACTACAAGCGGATATTACACACTGGGAATATATTTAACTTCTGTGTTATCACTTGGACTTTTTTCAGCAAAGAACGAAAAAATATTCCCGAAAAAAATTTATTGGTATATATTTATCATCATAATTTTTGCCGGAATTTTCTTTACTTTAAACCGTGTGCATTGGGTTGCCGCAGGAATTTTGATTTTAATATGCGGGATTATGAAAGAAAGATTTTTGCTTTTATTACTAATAATTGTTTCTGTTCTTGCACTAATTTTCGTTCCCGAAGTGAATGAACGGTTCAGTATGCTGTTAAACATTACCGAGTTTACAAGTGACAGGAATTTTCTGTGGCAGGGATTTATACAGCTAATGGGGCAACGTCCTGTTACAGGTTTTGGTCCTAACACCTTTAGCATTATTTTTCCATTAAAGAATGAAATTGTCGATAAAAGCATCAATAGCTGGCACAATGACTTTGTACAAATTTATATGGAACGCGGGATATTTGCTTTATTGATTTATGTCTCAATATATGTATTTGTGTGTATTAATTTTTTGAAATATATCCGCGATAAAAAAATACTTCAAAATTATAAGTATGTGTTAACCGGAATTTTTCTTGCATTATCAGTTTTCTTTTTTGCAGGGGGTTCATTTGACCCGATAGGAAATATTACTTACAGTGTAATCCTTAGTATTTTTATTTTATATACAAAACCAAATAGCTTTACGTAA
- a CDS encoding tetratricopeptide repeat protein: protein MKEKKADTLTQANSLLEQAQTALKNEHFNDSLELLDKAHALYKKADDDEGIANCLGDIGMINSRLGNFKVALDSLLKCVEIRERLNNEIQTSRTYNQLANCFVNLGETDEAIKYYQQSLTINEKINYTKGISTNSLNLGNLYKDIGKFDDATKLFYKALEIDLKNNDKEGLALSYSSIGNLNAHTGDLYSALDFYFKALNVQEELNRNQSRAITLNNIGNVYKNLEEYDLALENYKKAYDILNSLGIKRWLSQILNNMGVIHSLKKDFNQAFLYQEKSLALAKEIGDKNASGYALTKIAEVVSELKHENPDKYFDEAIAINSELKNQTGLANVYLNMGVYYFRIKNYKKAEEYFILSLKISKENKLNTVLIDIYKYMSELSSIKKDFENAYVYHEKYSQIKDALFKDEYNKRISDMKIKYEKEKQEKLLYNEIEEQKNKLEIFYNELKIKNEILLENEKMLKESKEKAEEMSKLKSNFLANMSHELRTPMNGILGLSVILKELSGKNTEEYELSETINESAERLMNSINQLLEFSELENSDYNLKYAKFNLMDLIYELMTTFKKKAEKKKISLNLITSKPLIIVNLDKYALRKILVNIIDNAIKFTSSKGKVDIILYQDENFLIIKVSDTGIGIAPDQMEFIFDSFRQGSEGLVRKYEGSGLGLSITKRLVESMKGKIEVESKEGKGATFIIKFKKVF, encoded by the coding sequence TTGAAAGAAAAAAAAGCTGACACCTTAACCCAGGCAAATTCACTTTTAGAACAAGCTCAGACTGCTTTAAAGAACGAACATTTCAATGATTCTCTTGAGCTCCTCGACAAGGCTCATGCATTATATAAAAAGGCAGATGATGATGAAGGCATAGCAAATTGTCTTGGTGACATCGGAATGATAAACTCACGCCTCGGCAACTTCAAAGTCGCTCTCGATAGTCTTCTCAAATGTGTTGAGATTCGTGAAAGATTAAATAATGAGATTCAGACAAGCAGAACATATAATCAGCTTGCAAATTGCTTTGTCAATCTCGGCGAGACCGACGAAGCAATTAAATACTACCAGCAATCCTTAACCATAAATGAGAAAATAAATTATACGAAGGGCATAAGCACAAACAGCTTAAATCTTGGTAATTTATATAAAGACATCGGAAAGTTCGACGATGCAACGAAATTATTTTATAAAGCTCTCGAGATTGACTTAAAAAATAATGACAAGGAAGGTCTTGCGCTTTCTTACAGCAGTATCGGGAATCTAAATGCGCATACAGGTGATTTATACTCAGCTCTGGATTTTTATTTTAAAGCATTAAACGTTCAGGAAGAACTTAACCGCAACCAGTCAAGAGCGATTACTCTCAATAACATTGGAAACGTTTACAAAAACCTTGAGGAATATGACCTTGCACTCGAGAATTATAAGAAAGCATATGACATTCTCAATTCTCTCGGAATAAAAAGATGGCTTTCGCAGATTCTTAACAATATGGGTGTGATTCACTCACTTAAAAAAGATTTTAATCAGGCATTTCTTTATCAGGAAAAATCACTTGCACTTGCAAAAGAAATCGGCGATAAGAACGCATCCGGCTATGCACTTACAAAAATCGCTGAGGTTGTATCGGAGCTGAAGCATGAAAACCCCGATAAATATTTTGATGAAGCAATTGCAATAAATAGTGAACTGAAAAATCAGACAGGGCTTGCAAATGTTTATCTAAACATGGGAGTATATTATTTCAGAATTAAAAATTACAAAAAAGCCGAAGAGTACTTTATTTTATCACTTAAAATTTCAAAAGAAAATAAGCTTAACACGGTTTTAATTGATATTTATAAATATATGTCCGAATTAAGCTCGATAAAAAAAGATTTTGAGAATGCTTATGTGTATCATGAGAAATATTCGCAGATAAAAGATGCGCTATTCAAGGACGAGTACAATAAGAGAATTTCCGACATGAAGATTAAATATGAAAAAGAAAAACAGGAAAAACTTTTATATAATGAAATCGAAGAACAAAAAAATAAGCTCGAAATTTTTTATAATGAGCTTAAGATAAAAAATGAAATTCTTCTTGAAAATGAAAAGATGCTTAAGGAGTCCAAAGAAAAAGCTGAGGAAATGAGCAAGCTCAAATCTAATTTTCTTGCGAATATGAGTCACGAGTTAAGGACACCTATGAACGGAATTTTGGGATTATCGGTAATTTTGAAAGAGCTTTCAGGAAAAAACACTGAAGAATATGAGCTTTCAGAGACTATAAACGAAAGTGCTGAAAGATTAATGAACTCGATTAATCAGCTTCTTGAATTTTCAGAGCTTGAGAACAGTGATTACAATCTGAAATATGCAAAGTTCAATCTGATGGATTTGATTTATGAACTGATGACAACGTTCAAGAAAAAAGCCGAGAAGAAAAAAATCAGCTTGAACCTGATAACATCGAAACCTCTTATCATAGTCAACCTTGATAAATATGCCTTAAGAAAAATACTTGTCAACATAATAGATAATGCAATTAAGTTCACAAGCTCAAAAGGAAAGGTTGATATTATTCTTTATCAGGATGAAAATTTTTTGATTATAAAAGTTTCCGATACGGGAATCGGCATTGCTCCTGACCAGATGGAATTTATTTTTGATTCTTTCAGACAAGGAAGCGAGGGCTTAGTCAGAAAATATGAGGGTTCGGGACTCGGTCTTTCCATTACAAAAAGATTGGTTGAATCTATGAAAGGTAAAATCGAAGTTGAGAGCAAAGAAGGAAAAGGCGCAACGTTTATTATAAAGTTTAAAAAAGTTTTTTAA
- a CDS encoding glycosyltransferase, protein MRVSGFTIIRNGIMYVYPFKEAILSILPLCDEMIINVGKSKDGTLEAVKSIAETINDKKIKIFESEWDDKLKDGLVLSEETNKALKKCSGDWCFYIQSDEVLHEKYYPVVRNAMEKYLNEEKVEGLRFRYKHFYGSYDYYQDNYRKWYPKESRVIRRRDDIVSWGDAMDFRHKDGSKLFVKDINAEIYHYGWVRPPEKLIKKRIDFELLYNDSEKIQEKISKLQNYDEIGNLKKFNEPHPEVMKERIAESRWNFDAQLDKQKPDWIRKILIFFHPVTKRLKKIFN, encoded by the coding sequence ATGAGAGTTTCCGGATTTACGATTATTAGAAACGGGATTATGTATGTTTATCCGTTTAAGGAAGCCATTCTTTCCATTCTTCCCTTATGCGATGAGATGATTATTAACGTTGGTAAGTCAAAGGATGGAACTCTTGAAGCAGTTAAATCAATCGCTGAAACAATTAATGACAAGAAGATAAAAATTTTTGAAAGCGAATGGGATGACAAGCTGAAGGACGGATTGGTTTTATCCGAAGAAACTAATAAAGCATTAAAAAAATGTTCCGGCGATTGGTGCTTTTATATTCAGTCGGATGAAGTCTTGCATGAAAAATATTATCCTGTAGTCCGTAATGCGATGGAAAAATATTTGAATGAGGAAAAAGTTGAGGGATTAAGATTCAGATATAAACATTTTTACGGAAGCTATGACTACTATCAGGATAATTACCGGAAATGGTACCCAAAAGAATCACGGGTCATCAGAAGAAGAGATGACATAGTTTCATGGGGTGATGCGATGGATTTCAGGCATAAAGATGGGAGCAAGCTGTTTGTCAAAGATATTAATGCAGAGATTTATCATTACGGTTGGGTTCGTCCGCCTGAAAAGCTTATTAAAAAACGAATAGACTTTGAGCTGCTATATAATGATTCTGAGAAAATTCAGGAAAAAATTTCAAAGCTTCAGAATTATGATGAAATTGGCAATCTGAAAAAATTTAATGAACCGCATCCTGAAGTTATGAAGGAACGCATAGCAGAAAGCCGTTGGAATTTTGATGCTCAATTAGACAAACAAAAACCCGATTGGATAAGAAAAATTCTGATTTTTTTTCATCCGGTAACTAAAAGACTTAAGAAAATTTTCAACTAA
- the sugE gene encoding quaternary ammonium compound efflux SMR transporter SugE: MQWLILIIAGLFEVCWAIGLKYSEGFTKLGWSIFTIITLAISMLLLAYSLKSLPVGTAYAVWTGIGAIGTAILGMFLFNESKDVLRIVFILLIVAGIAGLKFVTK; the protein is encoded by the coding sequence ATCCAATGGCTTATACTCATCATCGCGGGACTTTTTGAAGTCTGTTGGGCAATCGGATTGAAATATTCCGAAGGTTTCACAAAACTCGGATGGAGCATTTTTACCATTATCACGCTTGCAATTAGTATGCTCCTCCTTGCGTACTCATTAAAATCATTGCCTGTGGGAACGGCTTATGCAGTATGGACAGGCATCGGAGCAATCGGCACGGCAATACTTGGAATGTTTTTATTCAACGAATCAAAGGATGTTTTGCGGATTGTTTTTATACTTCTGATAGTAGCGGGAATTGCAGGATTGAAATTCGTAACGAAATAA
- a CDS encoding glycosyltransferase encodes MFDATVVISVYNKVRELELVLSGLKIQTVKNFEIIIADDGSADEMKKFISGYNSSSSLSINHVWQEDDGFRKNKILNESIRQAKAHYMIFIDGDCIPHSDFVNSHLQNKEKDAVLGGRRVYLGERVSESLTPELIEKKYLERKNITVYIDNFLKKKTSTYALEEGLLIKNKMVRDTILRKDIHLLGSNFSLHRDALIKINGFDENYIGPGIGEDTDIEFRLRKAGYKMKSVRNLAIQYHLYHPKTKEEHKNLKYFNEEVKQRDDFMCQNGLTKTA; translated from the coding sequence ATGTTCGATGCTACAGTTGTAATTTCGGTATATAATAAGGTTCGTGAGCTCGAACTTGTTCTTTCAGGACTTAAAATTCAGACCGTTAAAAATTTTGAAATAATAATTGCTGACGACGGCTCAGCTGACGAAATGAAAAAGTTTATTAGTGGCTACAACAGTAGTTCAAGTTTATCCATTAATCACGTCTGGCAAGAGGATGACGGATTTCGCAAGAACAAAATTTTAAATGAATCAATCAGGCAGGCGAAAGCGCATTATATGATTTTTATTGACGGCGATTGCATTCCGCATAGTGATTTTGTGAACTCGCATCTACAAAATAAAGAAAAAGATGCAGTGCTTGGAGGAAGAAGAGTATATCTTGGTGAAAGAGTTTCGGAAAGCTTAACTCCCGAACTCATTGAAAAAAAATATCTCGAGAGAAAAAATATCACGGTGTATATAGATAATTTTCTGAAAAAGAAAACGAGTACTTATGCACTTGAAGAAGGATTGCTGATAAAAAATAAAATGGTGAGAGATACGATTTTGAGAAAGGACATTCATTTGCTTGGCTCAAATTTTTCTTTACATAGAGATGCCTTGATTAAGATAAACGGCTTTGATGAAAATTATATAGGTCCGGGGATTGGCGAAGACACTGATATTGAATTCAGATTGCGCAAAGCCGGATATAAAATGAAATCAGTCCGCAATCTTGCAATTCAATATCATTTATATCATCCTAAGACAAAAGAAGAGCATAAAAATTTGAAATACTTTAATGAAGAAGTAAAACAAAGAGATGATTTTATGTGCCAAAATGGATTAACTAAAACCGCTTAA